The sequence CGGGGTGCCGTTCGTGCTGGTGTCGCGGCACGCGGGCGATCACATCGCCGTCACATGCGACGACGTCGTCGGCGGCCGCCTCGTCGGCGAGCACCTGCTCCACGGCGGACGCACACGCCCCGTGGTCCTGGCGGGGCTCCCCTTCGCCTCGACAGCTCAGGATCGGACTCGCGGGCTCGTCGAGGCATACGAGCACGCGGGGCATCGCGTCGACCCCTCGCACGTCGTGTACAGCGGCTTCGACGCCGCAGGCGGGCGCGCCGGCATGGAGCAGGTGCTCGCCTCGGGATATCTCCCCGACGCCGTGTTCGCCACGAACGACTTTGCCGCGATCGGCGCGCTCGGCGCGCTCCGCGACCACGGGCTTCGGGTTCCCGACGACGTCGCGATCGTCGGTTACAACGACACGCCGCTGGCCGCTGAGATCGCGACCCCGCTCACCACCGTTCGGTCTCCGATGCACGAACTCGGCCGGACCGCGCTGGACACCTTGCGCCACCTGATGAACGGCGACGACGTCTCATCTGTGCAGCTCGCGCCCACGCTCATCGCGCGCGCCTCGAGTCTGCCCCGCCCGAGTTAGCCGGCGTCACGCCGGCTCGACGTTGAAGGCGCGCGCGAGCGTTTCGATCTTGCGAGCGCGACCGAGCCGCGGGAGATCCGAGCCGTCGCGAACGACACCGCCGCGGAACTCGAAATCAGCGAGGAAGTCCCGGGCCCAGGCGACGTCGGAGGAGGTCGGCGAGATCACTTCATTCACGACGGACAGCTGCTCGAGATGCAGACACAGTTTTCCGGTGAGCCCGAGCGAGACCGTCACCTCGCTCTGCTCGCGAAGTTGACGGTGCGCGGAGCCGACCGTCGGTCCATCGATCGGACCAGGAAGCCCTCCGATTCGAGAGGCGACAACCAGCCGAGAACGCGGGTATGCCATGGCGAGCTCATCTGCGCTGGCACCGGTGTCACGGCGATAGTCGCCGGACCCGAACGCGAGCCGGAAGCATCCGCGCGCTCTGGCTATGGCCACCGCTTCCTCGATGCCCAGCGCCGATTCGATCAGCGCCAGCACCGGTGTCGCGCCGCCAAGACGATCGAAGGTCTCCGTCACGTGAGCGGCGCCCTCCGCTTTGGCGAGCATCACCCCGCGCAGCCCGGCAAGGCCCTTCAGCACGTCGACGTCGTCCGACCAGAACTCGGTTGATCGGTCGTTGATGCGTACCCATGCTTCGTTCCCTGGCTGCGAAAGCCACGACGCAACGTCGCGTCGCGCCCCCGCTTTCAGGAGCGGATCAACAGCATCCTCGACATCGAGCACGATCTGGTCTGCGCGAGAGGCCGACGCCTCGTCGAACAGCTCGGGTTTGGCCGCGTTCACCAGGAGCCATGAGCGAGCGATCTCCGGCGCGACGTCGTTGCGGTTCACAGACCACCACGCTAACGGAGCTGCCGGGCCCGCCCGCCGCGATGTCTCGACATCGAACAGTCCAGCCCGAGCGTCGGCAGGAGCGACTCGGGCTCACCGTCGCGGGTCCACGACCACCTTGGGCGGCGAGCCGTCGGCGTGGGCGCGGCGGCCCGCGAGCTCGCCGTCGAGGTCGGCCAGTCCGATCGTCTCGGCGATGAGCGGCACCGGGTCGACCCGGCCCGTCGCGAAGGCCTCGATGGCCTCGGCGATCCCGGCGGAGCCGCCGAGGACACCGACGATCGTGGCGTCCTTGTGCACGCTGACCCTGGAGTCGACGAGGCTCGGCGTCGGCGAGACGCCGACGAGCACGACCCGGCCGGCCGGCGCGACCACGTCCAGCGCGAACGCCGGCATCGTCGGCGCGTCGGTCGCATCGATCACGGCATCCCACGTCTCACGCGCGACCGCCGCGGCGTCGATGCTCACCCGGAGTCCGAGCCGCCTCGGGAGCGCGGCCGAGCCCTCCCGCCGCCCGAGCAGGGTCACATCGGCGCCGGCCGCCGCGGCGAAGAGCGCACACAGCACGCCGATGGTGCCCGGCCCGATGACGAGCACTCGGCCCACCCGGTCGGCGAGCGCCGCCCGGACCGCGCGCACGGCGTTCGCCGCGGGCTCGACCAGCGCGCCCGCCTCGTCCGAGACCTCGTCGGGCAGCGGATGCAGCGAGGCGACGGGCATCAGCAGGCGTTCGGCGAACGCACCGGACCATCCGCCGCGCACACCGACCTCGATGCGGTCCGCGCAGACGTGATGGTGGCCGCGTCGGCACGCGTCGCATTCGCCGCATCCGATCATGGTGTCGCCGACCACGCGCCGTCCGAGCCACGCCGGATCGACGCCGTCGCCGAGCTCGACGACGACGCCCATCCATTCGTGGCCGATCCTCAGCGGGAAGTCCATGCGCGCTCGCGCGATCCGCGCGTCGTCCGCCTCGAACAGGCCGACGTCGGTGCCGCAGATACCGACGCGACGCACCTCGACGACGGCCTCGCCCGGTCCGGCGACCGGCGGTTCGACCTGCTGCACCGACCCGTGCCCCCGACGGTCCACGACGAACGCCTTCATGCTCTGCATCCTCTCCCGCGGGCGAGGGGAACGGCCGCGCCGGAGCCCGGCGCGGCCGCTCCCGATCGCCTCACTCGACGTCGAATCCCTGCGCCTCGGCGTAGGACCGCAGGCTGGTCTGCCACTGCTCGAGGGCCGTGGTCAGGTCGATCTCACCGGCGAACGCGCTTCCGACGCTGTCGGGGAAGATGCTGTTGGCATAGGTCTGGAACGGCAGGAACTCCCAGCCTGAGCCCACACTGGCCGCCGACTCGGCGAAGATCTGGTTGATCTGCTGGCCGCCGAAGTACTCGACCTCGGCGTCCAGCCACTCGTCGGAGTCGGTCGTCAGCGTCCCGGCGGGGAAGCCGCCGAGCGAGACCCAGATCTCCTGCGCCTCGGGCGCCGAGGCCATCCACTGCACGAACCCGACCGCGGCCAGCTTGTGCTCACTCGCCTCCGTGACGGCCGACAGCGAGCCGCCGTTCTGCGAGGTGACGAAGTCGCCGTCCTCGAACTGCGGCAACGGCGCGACGCGCCAGAGTCCGCTGGCCTCGGGGATGCGGCGCTGCAGCGTGCCGGCGCCCCAGGCACCGGTCACCCACGTCGCGTAGGTGCCGTTCGCGAGCCCGGCGTTCCACTCGGGCGTGAAGCCCGCGGTGCGGGTGTCGAGGAGACCTTCGTCGATGAGCGGCTGCCAGACGTCGACGAACCGCTCGACGCCCTCGTCCGCGAAGTCGATGCCGACCGTCGTGCCGTCGACCGAGTAGGGGCGTCCGCCGGCCTCCCAGATCAGCGCGTTGAAGAGGTTCGGCTCGCCGACGTCGGCCGCGATGAACCGGGCCGGGTCCGCGGCCTGCAGGGCGCGCGCGACCTCGGTGTACTCCTCCCACGTGGTCGGCACCTCGAGTCCGAACTGGTCGAACACGTCCTGCCGGTAGAACAGAGCGAGGGGGCCGGCGTCCTGGGGAAGCCCGTAGAGCCCGCCGGCGTACTGCGACGCGCCCCAGGCGGCGTTCGTGAAGTCCTCCTCCATGGAGCCGAGCCCGTACTCGTTCAGGTCGACGATCGAGTCGCCGAGCGCGAACTGCGGGAACGCGAGGAACTCGAGCTGCACGACGTCGGGCACGCCGGATCCGGCGGAGATGACGTTCTGCAGCTTGGTGTACTGCTCGGCGTTCGCGCCCTGGTTCTGCAGCGTGACGTTCATGTTCGGGTACGCCGCGTTGAACGCCTCGACGACCGCCTCGTACTGTGGGCCCCAGGCCCAGAACGTGAGGTCGGCGCCCTCCTCGAGCGCGGCGTCGATGTCGGCCTGGCTGTACTCGGCGGCGACGGTCGGCTGCTCTGCCGACCCACCGCCGCCGGCGCAGCCCGTGACGGCGAGCGTTGAGGCGACGCCGATGGCGAGTGCACTGACCAGCCGGCGCATGGCGGTTCTCGATGATGCGGACACCATGGATCCTTTCGTAAGGGTGTTCGTGCGGGTTGCGGGGTGGTGCGTTAGGCCTTGACGCTTCCGGCGGTCAGACCCGACTGCCAGTAGCGCTGCATGAGCAGGAAGATGACGATGATCGGGACGATCGTGAGCAGGGATCCCGTGACGATCAGCTCGTAGATCGCGACGCCGCCGGGTTGATTCGCCTGCGTGCTCCAGAGATTGAGCCCGACCGTGAGCGGATACCACGTGGGGTCGCTGAGCATGA is a genomic window of Agromyces protaetiae containing:
- a CDS encoding LacI family DNA-binding transcriptional regulator; protein product: MSERAKVLGHGPVTLRTLASDLAVSVSTVSRVLRAQSAEEAERWASPETVERIRRSALERGYRANPIAASLRTSRSGLVGVLVPRLQDFVLATIYEGIEDAATEAGLSTFVTNSFDDPASQAAKSEMMLQRRVDGLIFGDAHLDHSFLDEFAERGVPFVLVSRHAGDHIAVTCDDVVGGRLVGEHLLHGGRTRPVVLAGLPFASTAQDRTRGLVEAYEHAGHRVDPSHVVYSGFDAAGGRAGMEQVLASGYLPDAVFATNDFAAIGALGALRDHGLRVPDDVAIVGYNDTPLAAEIATPLTTVRSPMHELGRTALDTLRHLMNGDDVSSVQLAPTLIARASSLPRPS
- a CDS encoding HpcH/HpaI aldolase/citrate lyase family protein, which encodes MNRNDVAPEIARSWLLVNAAKPELFDEASASRADQIVLDVEDAVDPLLKAGARRDVASWLSQPGNEAWVRINDRSTEFWSDDVDVLKGLAGLRGVMLAKAEGAAHVTETFDRLGGATPVLALIESALGIEEAVAIARARGCFRLAFGSGDYRRDTGASADELAMAYPRSRLVVASRIGGLPGPIDGPTVGSAHRQLREQSEVTVSLGLTGKLCLHLEQLSVVNEVISPTSSDVAWARDFLADFEFRGGVVRDGSDLPRLGRARKIETLARAFNVEPA
- a CDS encoding zinc-dependent alcohol dehydrogenase; this encodes MKAFVVDRRGHGSVQQVEPPVAGPGEAVVEVRRVGICGTDVGLFEADDARIARARMDFPLRIGHEWMGVVVELGDGVDPAWLGRRVVGDTMIGCGECDACRRGHHHVCADRIEVGVRGGWSGAFAERLLMPVASLHPLPDEVSDEAGALVEPAANAVRAVRAALADRVGRVLVIGPGTIGVLCALFAAAAGADVTLLGRREGSAALPRRLGLRVSIDAAAVARETWDAVIDATDAPTMPAFALDVVAPAGRVVLVGVSPTPSLVDSRVSVHKDATIVGVLGGSAGIAEAIEAFATGRVDPVPLIAETIGLADLDGELAGRRAHADGSPPKVVVDPRR
- a CDS encoding ABC transporter substrate-binding protein, yielding MSASSRTAMRRLVSALAIGVASTLAVTGCAGGGGSAEQPTVAAEYSQADIDAALEEGADLTFWAWGPQYEAVVEAFNAAYPNMNVTLQNQGANAEQYTKLQNVISAGSGVPDVVQLEFLAFPQFALGDSIVDLNEYGLGSMEEDFTNAAWGASQYAGGLYGLPQDAGPLALFYRQDVFDQFGLEVPTTWEEYTEVARALQAADPARFIAADVGEPNLFNALIWEAGGRPYSVDGTTVGIDFADEGVERFVDVWQPLIDEGLLDTRTAGFTPEWNAGLANGTYATWVTGAWGAGTLQRRIPEASGLWRVAPLPQFEDGDFVTSQNGGSLSAVTEASEHKLAAVGFVQWMASAPEAQEIWVSLGGFPAGTLTTDSDEWLDAEVEYFGGQQINQIFAESAASVGSGWEFLPFQTYANSIFPDSVGSAFAGEIDLTTALEQWQTSLRSYAEAQGFDVE